One region of Vigna angularis cultivar LongXiaoDou No.4 chromosome 10, ASM1680809v1, whole genome shotgun sequence genomic DNA includes:
- the LOC108335722 gene encoding transcriptional elongation regulator MINIYO isoform X2: protein MENHPKGREQPKKVKILSTSSLQINEKDASQLVGSIVEKGISDSHNNPTTPFISFPKSTVLPFPVARHRSHGPHWRPLTNGKDDDGDNNVEDEEDKNFQEFERVSAFAKPVERRRKKGLDFRKWKEISSDDGSSLVKESEEGVSRFSQSTGKKKYENGNKSLNKKTSSSDSNIISQMKVDMKPLLDDSDGGFISSTKIMDIDTSNKADHRDQSEFDSGLDQICSDRMSDYNFGSLDVQRPKQTHLNSNMPSFSSSNSIISDQKSVSLESEIDYENQVRIQQMSAEEIAEAQAEIMAKMNPSLLKVLQKRGHEKLKKRDGLKSEVGTGSESLKGHNQSLQDAKHLHTENGVSHTVMTSPSEKKLDDNKISAQTSTTASSSTWNAWSNRVEAVRELRFSLDGDVVDSEQSSVYDNVTERDYLRTEGDPGAAGYTIKEAVALTRSVIPGQRALALHLLSSLLDKALNYICKDRTGHMTKHESKVDKSVDWEAVWAFALGPEPELVLSLRICLDDNHNSVVLACAKVVQCVLSCDANENYWDISEVATCDMDIFTAPVFRSRPDINVGFLQGGFWKYSAKPSNILTFSDDSMDNETEGKHTIQDDIVVAGQDFTVGLVRMGILPRLRYLLETDPTTALEECIISILIALARHSPTCANAVLKCERLVQTIVNRFTYDNFEIRSSMIRSVRLLKVLARLNQTICLEFIKKGHFQAMIWNLYQSPSSVDHWLRLGKEKCKLMSALIVEQLQFWRVCIQYGYCVSYFSEMFPAFSFWLKPLSFEKLVENNVLDEYTSISREAYLVLESLSGRLPNLYSKQCLNNKHPEFTGDSEVWSWSYVGPMVDLAIRWMATISDPEVSKFFEGQKDRRCDYSFRGFSSTPLLWAYTAVTNMLFRVLERMTWGSTTSFHETEGHVPWLPEFVPKIGLELIKHWLLGFSASVGTKCRDSKGESFMKELIYLRQKNDLEMSLASTCCLNGIVKIITTIDNLIQSAKIGIPSQEEQSFSKEGKVLKGGIVNGFMVDLRYMLDVFMSSVSSGWHRVQSIESFGRGGPVPGAGIGWGAPGGGFWSVTVLLAQTDARFLVCLLEIFENASKDVVTEETAFTVQRVNASLGLCLTAGPRDKVVVEKTLDLLLHVSLLKHLDLCIQNYLSNRRGKTFSWQHEEEDYIHLSNMLSSHFRSRWLSEKVKSKAVDGSSSSGIKTSPKVGTCLETIYEDSDMSSMVSPSCNSLTLEWAHQKLPLPAHFYLSPISTIFHSKRAGTQKIDDVLQDSSNLLEVARCGLFFVLGVEAMSTFQGHIPSPVHHVSLTWKLHSLSVNFVVGMEILEHVRSRDNFEALQDLYGELVDEERLNQSKDVISEDKENLEFLQFQSEIHESYSTFIEELIEQFSAVSYGDVIFGRQVSVYLHRCVETSIRLAAWNTLSNARVLELLPPLEKCLSSAEGYLEPSEDNEAILEAYAKSWCSDALDRAAIRGSVAYTLVVHHLSSFIFHACPTDKLLLRNRLARSLLRDYAGKSQHEGMLLNLIHHNKPSTSVTEEQLNAVLSEKSLLESRLKILVEACEGNSSLLTVVDKLKAVLVEKS from the exons ATGGAGAATCATCCAAAGGGAAGAGAACAACCTAAGAAAGTGAAGATTTTGAGCACGAGTTCACTGCAAATAAACGAAAAAGATGCCTCTCAATTGGTTGGTTCCATCGTGGAAAAGGGTATCTCTGATTCACACAACAACCCCACAACACCCTTCATCTCTTTTCCCAAATCCACTGTTCTACCTTTCCCCGTTGCGCGCCACCGTTCACATGGCCCT CATTGGCGTCCACTGACTAATGGAAAGGATGATGATGGTGACAATAACgttgaggatgaagaagataaaaattTCCAGGAGTTTGAAAGAGTTTCGGCCTTTGCTAAGCCGGTAGAAAGGAGGAGGAAAAAGGGTTTGGATTTTAGAAAATGGAAAGAGATCAGTTCGGATGATGGTTCTTCTTTGGTGAAGGAATCAGAGGAGGGTGTGTCAAGATTTAGCCAAAGTACAGGGAAAAAGAAGTATGAAAACGGCAATAAGAGTCTAAACAAGAAAACTTCATCTTCTGATAGTAATATTATTTCTCAGATGAAAGTGGATATGAAACCATTGTTAGATGACTCAGATGGTGGGTTTATCAGTTCAACCAAGATTATGGATATAGATACATCAAATAAGGCAGATCATCGGGACCAAAGTGAATTTGATTCTGGTTTAGACCAAATTTGCTCTGATAGGATGTCTGATTACAATTTTGGATCTCTAGATGTGCAAAGACCAAAGCAAACTCACTTAAATTCAAACATGCCGTCTTTTTCTAGTTCCAATAGTATCATTAGTGACCAAAAGTCTGTGTCACTGGAAAGTGAAATTGATTATGAGAATCAAGTTCGGATTCAGCAAATGTCAGCTGAGGAGATTGCAGAAGCCCAGGCTGAGATAATGGCGAAGATGAACCCTTCATTACTAAAAGTACTACAGAAGAGGGGGCACGAGAAATTGAAGAAACGAGATGGTTTAAAATCAGAAGTGGGCACTGGCTCAGAATCTTTGAAGGGACATAATCAGAGTCTTCAGGATGCCAAGCATCTGCACACAGAGAATGGTGTTTCTCATACAGTGATGACATCACCATCCGAAAAAAAGCTAGATGATAACAAAATTAGCGCACAGACTTCAACCACCGCTAGTAGTAGCACATGGAATGCTTGGAGCAATAGAGTTGAGGCTGTTAGAGAGCTACGATTTTCTTTGGATGGGGATGTTGTTGATTCTGAACAGTCATCAGTCTACG ATAATGTCACTGAACGCGACTATCTGCGGACCGAGGGAGACCCTGGTGCTGCTGGTTATACAATTAAAGAAGCAGTGGCACTCACTAGAAGTGTG attCCTGGACAAAGGGCCCTTGCATTGCATCTCCTGTCATCTTTGCTTGATAAGGCATTGAACTATATTTGTAAAGACAGAACAGGCCATATGACAAAACATGAGAGCAAAGTTGACAAATCAGTTGACTGGGAGGCTGTTTGGGCTTTTGCACTGGGTCCAGAACCTGAGCTTGTGTTGTCACTTAg GATATGTCTTGATGATAATCACAATTCTGTAGTTCTGGCCTGTGCAAAAGTTGTTCAATGTGTATTGAGTTGTGATGCAAATGAGAACTACTGGGATATCTCAGAG GTAGCAACTTGTGACATGGATATTTTCACAGCTCCAGTTTTTAGGAGCAGACCAGATATTAACGTTGGATTCCTTCAAGGGGGTTTCTGGAAGTACAGCGCTAAACCTTCCAATATTCTTACTTTCAGCGATGATTCAATGGACAATGAGACCGAAGGAAAACATACTATTCAAGATGATATAGTTGTTGCTGGGCAAGATTTTACTGTAGGTCTAGTTCGCATGGGAATCCTTCCTAGACTTCGTTATCTTTTGGAG ACGGATCCTACGACAGCTTTAGAAGAATGTATTATTTCTATACTTATTGCATTAGCGAGGCATTCACCTACATGTGCTAATGCTGTGCTGAAATGCGAAAGACTTGTTCAGACAATTGTGAATAGATTTACTtatgacaattttgaaattcgatcTTCTATGATAAGATCTGTAAGACTGTTGAAG GTGTTAGCTCGGTTAAACCAGACAATTTGTCTTGAGTTTATAAAGAAAGGGCATTTTCAGGCTATGATTTGGAATTTGTATCAAAGTCCTTCCTCTGTTGACCACTGGCTAAGGTTAGGGAAGGAAAAATGTAAACTCATGTCTGCTCTGATTGTTGAACAACTGCAATTCTGGAGGGTTTGCATTCAATATGGATATTGTGTGTCGTACTTCTCAGAAATGTTCCCTGCCTTCTCTTTTTGGTTGAAACCGCTTTCATTTGAAAAACTTGTTGAAAACAATGTTTTGGATGAATATACTTCCATCTCCAGGGAAGCATACCTTGTTCTGGAGTCTTTGTCTGGAAGACTTCCAAATTTATATTCAAAGCAGTGTTTAAACAATAAACATCCAGAATTCACTGGTGACTCAGAGGTATGGTCTTGGAGTTATGTTGGTCCAATGGTTGACTTAGCCATAAGGTGGATGGCGACTATAAGTGATCCGGAAGTATCTAAATTCTTTGAGGGACAGAAAGACAGGAGATGTGACTATAGTTTCCGAGGTTTTTCTTCAACTCCTTTGTTGTGGGCGTATACTGCAGTGACTAACATGCTTTTCAGAGTGCTTGAAAGGATGACATGGGGGAGTACTACCAGCTTTCATGAAACTGAAGGGCATGTGCCATGGCTTCCAGAATTTGTACCTAAGATTGGACTTGAGTTGATCAAACATTGGCTTTTGGGATTTTCTGCATCTGTTGGGACAAAATGTAGAGATTCTAAAGGTGAATCTTTTATGAAGGAACTAATTTATTTGAGGCAGAAGAATGATCTTGAAATGTCTTTAGCTTCCACCTGTTGTCTGAATGGAATTGTGAAGATTATTACTACTATTGATAATCTTATACAGTCTGCCAAGATTGGCATCCCAAGCCAAGAAGAACAAAGTTTCTCGAAAGAAGGAAAAGTACTCAAGGGTGGCATCGTTAATGGGTTTATGGTTGACTTGAGGTATATGCTTGATGTTTTCATGTCTTCTGTTTCTTCAGGGTGGCACCGTGTACAATCCATTGAGTCATTTGGCAGAGGTGGACCTGTTCCAGGAGCAGGAATTGGATGGGGTGCCCCAGGTGGAGGGTTTTGGTCAGTGACAGTTTTATTGGCACAAACAGATGCAAGATTTCTTGTCTGTTTGCTGGAAATTTTTGAAAACGCATCTAAAGATGTCGTGACTGAAGAAACAGCCTTTACTGTGCAAAGGGTTAATGCTAGCTTGGGATTGTGCTTAACTGCAGGGCCTAGAGATAAGGTTGTTGTAGAGAAGACATTGGATCTCCTACTGCATGTTTCTTTACTGAAGCACCTTGATCTCTGTATACAGAATTATCTCTCTAATAGGAGGGGTAAAACCTTTAGCTGGCAACATGAAGAAGAGGATTACATACACTTAAGCAATATGTTATCATCTCATTTTAGGAGCAGATGGCTGTCTGAAAAGGTGAAGTCGAAAGCTGTTGATGGCAGTAGTTCTTCTGGCATTAAGACCTCTCCAAAGGTCGGTACTTGTTTGGAAACCATTTATGAGGATTCAGACATGTCTTCCATGGTAAGTCCAAGCTGTAATTCTTTAACGTTAGAATGGGCTCACCAGAAGCTACCACTTCCAGCTCACTTTTACCTCAGTCCAATCTCAACAATTTTCCATAGCAAGCGAGCTGGTACTCAAAAAATTGATGATGTACTACAAGATTCCTCTAATTTGCTTGAAGTTGCCAGATGTGGacttttctttgttttaggTGTTGAAGCAATGTCCACTTTTCAAGGCCACATTCCTTCTCCTGTTCATCATGTATCATTAACATGGAAGTTACATTCCTTGTCTGTCAATTTTGTTGTTGGAATGGAAATACTTGAACATGTTCGGAGCAGGGATAATTTTGAAGCTTTGCAGGATCTATATGGTGAGCTTGTTGACGAGGAAAGGCTTAACCAAAGTAAAGACGTTATTTCAGAAGATAAAGAGAATCTTGAGTTTCTACAGTTCCAATCTGAGATTCATGAAAGTTACTCAACTTTTATAGAAGAGCTTATAGAGCAGTTTTCTGCTGTGTCTTATGGTGATGTGATTTTTGGCCGGCAAGTTTCAGTCTATCTACATCGTTGTGTTGAAACTTCCATTCGCCTTGCTGCCTGGAATACACTGTCCAATGCACGTGTTCTTGAGCTTTTGCCAcctttagaaaaatgtttgtcgAGTGCTGAAGGATACCTTGAACCTTCGGAG GATAATGAAGCAATTTTGGAAGCTTATGCAAAGTCGTGGTGTTCAGACGCCCTTGACAGAGCTGCAATTCGAGGATCAGTTGCATATACTCTTGTTGTTCATCATCTTTCCTCTTTTATATTTCATGCCTGTCCCACGGATAAGTTATTGCTGCGAAACAGACTTGCTAGATCTCTCTTGCGAGATTATGCAGGGAAATCGCAACATGAG GGAATGTTATTGAACCTCATTCACCATAACAAGCCATCAACATCTGTCACGGAGGAGCAGCTGAATGCTGTGCTTTCTGAGAAGAGTTTGTTAGAGTCCAGATTAAAAATATTGGTTGAGGCTTGTGAGGGAAATTCCTCTCTTTTGACTGTAGTAGATAAGTTGAAGGCCGTTCTTGTAGAGAAGAGTTAA
- the LOC108334927 gene encoding protein CRABS CLAW isoform X1 yields MNHDDKLTMDLVPPSEHLCYVRCNFCNTVLAVGIPCKRLLDTVTVKCGHCSNLSFLSTRPPNSQNQSIDHTLSLQQGFYSNAKKGQASSSSSSPTTSNESVSPKAASFVVKPPEKKHRLPSAYNRFMKEEIQRIKAANPEIPHREAFSAAAKNWARFIPNSPTSSVSASKVNAD; encoded by the exons ATGAACCACGACGACAAACTCACCATGGACCTGGTTCCACCATCTGAACACCTCTGCTACGTTCGTTGCAACTTCTGCAACACTGTCCTCGCG GTTGGTATCCCATGCAAGAGGCTGTTAGACACTGTGACAGTGAAGTGTGGCCACTGCAGCAACCTCTCCTTTCTGAGCACCAGACCCCCAAATTCTCAAAACCAAAGCATTGATCACACCCTCAGTCTCCAG CAGGGGTTTTACAGTAATGCCAAAAAGGGACAAGCATCGTCTTCATCTTCCTCACCAACCACATCCAACGAGTCAGTGTCCCCCAAAGCAGCATCATTCGTTGTGAAAC CACCTGAGAAAAAGCACCGTCTCCCATCTGCATACAATCGTTTCATGAA AGAGGAGATACAGCGCATCAAAGCAGCTAACCCTGAGATCCCACATCGAGAAGCTTTCAGCGCTGCTGcgaaaaat TGGGCAAGGTTCATTCCAAATTCACCAACCAGTTCAGTTTCTGCAAGTAAAGTTAAT GCAGATTGA
- the LOC108335722 gene encoding transcriptional elongation regulator MINIYO isoform X1, whose protein sequence is MENHPKGREQPKKVKILSTSSLQINEKDASQLVGSIVEKGISDSHNNPTTPFISFPKSTVLPFPVARHRSHGPHWRPLTNGKDDDGDNNVEDEEDKNFQEFERVSAFAKPVERRRKKGLDFRKWKEISSDDGSSLVKESEEGVSRFSQSTGKKKYENGNKSLNKKTSSSDSNIISQMKVDMKPLLDDSDGGFISSTKIMDIDTSNKADHRDQSEFDSGLDQICSDRMSDYNFGSLDVQRPKQTHLNSNMPSFSSSNSIISDQKSVSLESEIDYENQVRIQQMSAEEIAEAQAEIMAKMNPSLLKVLQKRGHEKLKKRDGLKSEVGTGSESLKGHNQSLQDAKHLHTENGVSHTVMTSPSEKKLDDNKISAQTSTTASSSTWNAWSNRVEAVRELRFSLDGDVVDSEQSSVYDNVTERDYLRTEGDPGAAGYTIKEAVALTRSVIPGQRALALHLLSSLLDKALNYICKDRTGHMTKHESKVDKSVDWEAVWAFALGPEPELVLSLRICLDDNHNSVVLACAKVVQCVLSCDANENYWDISEKVATCDMDIFTAPVFRSRPDINVGFLQGGFWKYSAKPSNILTFSDDSMDNETEGKHTIQDDIVVAGQDFTVGLVRMGILPRLRYLLETDPTTALEECIISILIALARHSPTCANAVLKCERLVQTIVNRFTYDNFEIRSSMIRSVRLLKVLARLNQTICLEFIKKGHFQAMIWNLYQSPSSVDHWLRLGKEKCKLMSALIVEQLQFWRVCIQYGYCVSYFSEMFPAFSFWLKPLSFEKLVENNVLDEYTSISREAYLVLESLSGRLPNLYSKQCLNNKHPEFTGDSEVWSWSYVGPMVDLAIRWMATISDPEVSKFFEGQKDRRCDYSFRGFSSTPLLWAYTAVTNMLFRVLERMTWGSTTSFHETEGHVPWLPEFVPKIGLELIKHWLLGFSASVGTKCRDSKGESFMKELIYLRQKNDLEMSLASTCCLNGIVKIITTIDNLIQSAKIGIPSQEEQSFSKEGKVLKGGIVNGFMVDLRYMLDVFMSSVSSGWHRVQSIESFGRGGPVPGAGIGWGAPGGGFWSVTVLLAQTDARFLVCLLEIFENASKDVVTEETAFTVQRVNASLGLCLTAGPRDKVVVEKTLDLLLHVSLLKHLDLCIQNYLSNRRGKTFSWQHEEEDYIHLSNMLSSHFRSRWLSEKVKSKAVDGSSSSGIKTSPKVGTCLETIYEDSDMSSMVSPSCNSLTLEWAHQKLPLPAHFYLSPISTIFHSKRAGTQKIDDVLQDSSNLLEVARCGLFFVLGVEAMSTFQGHIPSPVHHVSLTWKLHSLSVNFVVGMEILEHVRSRDNFEALQDLYGELVDEERLNQSKDVISEDKENLEFLQFQSEIHESYSTFIEELIEQFSAVSYGDVIFGRQVSVYLHRCVETSIRLAAWNTLSNARVLELLPPLEKCLSSAEGYLEPSEDNEAILEAYAKSWCSDALDRAAIRGSVAYTLVVHHLSSFIFHACPTDKLLLRNRLARSLLRDYAGKSQHEGMLLNLIHHNKPSTSVTEEQLNAVLSEKSLLESRLKILVEACEGNSSLLTVVDKLKAVLVEKS, encoded by the exons ATGGAGAATCATCCAAAGGGAAGAGAACAACCTAAGAAAGTGAAGATTTTGAGCACGAGTTCACTGCAAATAAACGAAAAAGATGCCTCTCAATTGGTTGGTTCCATCGTGGAAAAGGGTATCTCTGATTCACACAACAACCCCACAACACCCTTCATCTCTTTTCCCAAATCCACTGTTCTACCTTTCCCCGTTGCGCGCCACCGTTCACATGGCCCT CATTGGCGTCCACTGACTAATGGAAAGGATGATGATGGTGACAATAACgttgaggatgaagaagataaaaattTCCAGGAGTTTGAAAGAGTTTCGGCCTTTGCTAAGCCGGTAGAAAGGAGGAGGAAAAAGGGTTTGGATTTTAGAAAATGGAAAGAGATCAGTTCGGATGATGGTTCTTCTTTGGTGAAGGAATCAGAGGAGGGTGTGTCAAGATTTAGCCAAAGTACAGGGAAAAAGAAGTATGAAAACGGCAATAAGAGTCTAAACAAGAAAACTTCATCTTCTGATAGTAATATTATTTCTCAGATGAAAGTGGATATGAAACCATTGTTAGATGACTCAGATGGTGGGTTTATCAGTTCAACCAAGATTATGGATATAGATACATCAAATAAGGCAGATCATCGGGACCAAAGTGAATTTGATTCTGGTTTAGACCAAATTTGCTCTGATAGGATGTCTGATTACAATTTTGGATCTCTAGATGTGCAAAGACCAAAGCAAACTCACTTAAATTCAAACATGCCGTCTTTTTCTAGTTCCAATAGTATCATTAGTGACCAAAAGTCTGTGTCACTGGAAAGTGAAATTGATTATGAGAATCAAGTTCGGATTCAGCAAATGTCAGCTGAGGAGATTGCAGAAGCCCAGGCTGAGATAATGGCGAAGATGAACCCTTCATTACTAAAAGTACTACAGAAGAGGGGGCACGAGAAATTGAAGAAACGAGATGGTTTAAAATCAGAAGTGGGCACTGGCTCAGAATCTTTGAAGGGACATAATCAGAGTCTTCAGGATGCCAAGCATCTGCACACAGAGAATGGTGTTTCTCATACAGTGATGACATCACCATCCGAAAAAAAGCTAGATGATAACAAAATTAGCGCACAGACTTCAACCACCGCTAGTAGTAGCACATGGAATGCTTGGAGCAATAGAGTTGAGGCTGTTAGAGAGCTACGATTTTCTTTGGATGGGGATGTTGTTGATTCTGAACAGTCATCAGTCTACG ATAATGTCACTGAACGCGACTATCTGCGGACCGAGGGAGACCCTGGTGCTGCTGGTTATACAATTAAAGAAGCAGTGGCACTCACTAGAAGTGTG attCCTGGACAAAGGGCCCTTGCATTGCATCTCCTGTCATCTTTGCTTGATAAGGCATTGAACTATATTTGTAAAGACAGAACAGGCCATATGACAAAACATGAGAGCAAAGTTGACAAATCAGTTGACTGGGAGGCTGTTTGGGCTTTTGCACTGGGTCCAGAACCTGAGCTTGTGTTGTCACTTAg GATATGTCTTGATGATAATCACAATTCTGTAGTTCTGGCCTGTGCAAAAGTTGTTCAATGTGTATTGAGTTGTGATGCAAATGAGAACTACTGGGATATCTCAGAG AAGGTAGCAACTTGTGACATGGATATTTTCACAGCTCCAGTTTTTAGGAGCAGACCAGATATTAACGTTGGATTCCTTCAAGGGGGTTTCTGGAAGTACAGCGCTAAACCTTCCAATATTCTTACTTTCAGCGATGATTCAATGGACAATGAGACCGAAGGAAAACATACTATTCAAGATGATATAGTTGTTGCTGGGCAAGATTTTACTGTAGGTCTAGTTCGCATGGGAATCCTTCCTAGACTTCGTTATCTTTTGGAG ACGGATCCTACGACAGCTTTAGAAGAATGTATTATTTCTATACTTATTGCATTAGCGAGGCATTCACCTACATGTGCTAATGCTGTGCTGAAATGCGAAAGACTTGTTCAGACAATTGTGAATAGATTTACTtatgacaattttgaaattcgatcTTCTATGATAAGATCTGTAAGACTGTTGAAG GTGTTAGCTCGGTTAAACCAGACAATTTGTCTTGAGTTTATAAAGAAAGGGCATTTTCAGGCTATGATTTGGAATTTGTATCAAAGTCCTTCCTCTGTTGACCACTGGCTAAGGTTAGGGAAGGAAAAATGTAAACTCATGTCTGCTCTGATTGTTGAACAACTGCAATTCTGGAGGGTTTGCATTCAATATGGATATTGTGTGTCGTACTTCTCAGAAATGTTCCCTGCCTTCTCTTTTTGGTTGAAACCGCTTTCATTTGAAAAACTTGTTGAAAACAATGTTTTGGATGAATATACTTCCATCTCCAGGGAAGCATACCTTGTTCTGGAGTCTTTGTCTGGAAGACTTCCAAATTTATATTCAAAGCAGTGTTTAAACAATAAACATCCAGAATTCACTGGTGACTCAGAGGTATGGTCTTGGAGTTATGTTGGTCCAATGGTTGACTTAGCCATAAGGTGGATGGCGACTATAAGTGATCCGGAAGTATCTAAATTCTTTGAGGGACAGAAAGACAGGAGATGTGACTATAGTTTCCGAGGTTTTTCTTCAACTCCTTTGTTGTGGGCGTATACTGCAGTGACTAACATGCTTTTCAGAGTGCTTGAAAGGATGACATGGGGGAGTACTACCAGCTTTCATGAAACTGAAGGGCATGTGCCATGGCTTCCAGAATTTGTACCTAAGATTGGACTTGAGTTGATCAAACATTGGCTTTTGGGATTTTCTGCATCTGTTGGGACAAAATGTAGAGATTCTAAAGGTGAATCTTTTATGAAGGAACTAATTTATTTGAGGCAGAAGAATGATCTTGAAATGTCTTTAGCTTCCACCTGTTGTCTGAATGGAATTGTGAAGATTATTACTACTATTGATAATCTTATACAGTCTGCCAAGATTGGCATCCCAAGCCAAGAAGAACAAAGTTTCTCGAAAGAAGGAAAAGTACTCAAGGGTGGCATCGTTAATGGGTTTATGGTTGACTTGAGGTATATGCTTGATGTTTTCATGTCTTCTGTTTCTTCAGGGTGGCACCGTGTACAATCCATTGAGTCATTTGGCAGAGGTGGACCTGTTCCAGGAGCAGGAATTGGATGGGGTGCCCCAGGTGGAGGGTTTTGGTCAGTGACAGTTTTATTGGCACAAACAGATGCAAGATTTCTTGTCTGTTTGCTGGAAATTTTTGAAAACGCATCTAAAGATGTCGTGACTGAAGAAACAGCCTTTACTGTGCAAAGGGTTAATGCTAGCTTGGGATTGTGCTTAACTGCAGGGCCTAGAGATAAGGTTGTTGTAGAGAAGACATTGGATCTCCTACTGCATGTTTCTTTACTGAAGCACCTTGATCTCTGTATACAGAATTATCTCTCTAATAGGAGGGGTAAAACCTTTAGCTGGCAACATGAAGAAGAGGATTACATACACTTAAGCAATATGTTATCATCTCATTTTAGGAGCAGATGGCTGTCTGAAAAGGTGAAGTCGAAAGCTGTTGATGGCAGTAGTTCTTCTGGCATTAAGACCTCTCCAAAGGTCGGTACTTGTTTGGAAACCATTTATGAGGATTCAGACATGTCTTCCATGGTAAGTCCAAGCTGTAATTCTTTAACGTTAGAATGGGCTCACCAGAAGCTACCACTTCCAGCTCACTTTTACCTCAGTCCAATCTCAACAATTTTCCATAGCAAGCGAGCTGGTACTCAAAAAATTGATGATGTACTACAAGATTCCTCTAATTTGCTTGAAGTTGCCAGATGTGGacttttctttgttttaggTGTTGAAGCAATGTCCACTTTTCAAGGCCACATTCCTTCTCCTGTTCATCATGTATCATTAACATGGAAGTTACATTCCTTGTCTGTCAATTTTGTTGTTGGAATGGAAATACTTGAACATGTTCGGAGCAGGGATAATTTTGAAGCTTTGCAGGATCTATATGGTGAGCTTGTTGACGAGGAAAGGCTTAACCAAAGTAAAGACGTTATTTCAGAAGATAAAGAGAATCTTGAGTTTCTACAGTTCCAATCTGAGATTCATGAAAGTTACTCAACTTTTATAGAAGAGCTTATAGAGCAGTTTTCTGCTGTGTCTTATGGTGATGTGATTTTTGGCCGGCAAGTTTCAGTCTATCTACATCGTTGTGTTGAAACTTCCATTCGCCTTGCTGCCTGGAATACACTGTCCAATGCACGTGTTCTTGAGCTTTTGCCAcctttagaaaaatgtttgtcgAGTGCTGAAGGATACCTTGAACCTTCGGAG GATAATGAAGCAATTTTGGAAGCTTATGCAAAGTCGTGGTGTTCAGACGCCCTTGACAGAGCTGCAATTCGAGGATCAGTTGCATATACTCTTGTTGTTCATCATCTTTCCTCTTTTATATTTCATGCCTGTCCCACGGATAAGTTATTGCTGCGAAACAGACTTGCTAGATCTCTCTTGCGAGATTATGCAGGGAAATCGCAACATGAG GGAATGTTATTGAACCTCATTCACCATAACAAGCCATCAACATCTGTCACGGAGGAGCAGCTGAATGCTGTGCTTTCTGAGAAGAGTTTGTTAGAGTCCAGATTAAAAATATTGGTTGAGGCTTGTGAGGGAAATTCCTCTCTTTTGACTGTAGTAGATAAGTTGAAGGCCGTTCTTGTAGAGAAGAGTTAA
- the LOC108334927 gene encoding protein CRABS CLAW isoform X2, with amino-acid sequence MNHDDKLTMDLVPPSEHLCYVRCNFCNTVLAVGIPCKRLLDTVTVKCGHCSNLSFLSTRPPNSQNQSIDHTLSLQGFYSNAKKGQASSSSSSPTTSNESVSPKAASFVVKPPEKKHRLPSAYNRFMKEEIQRIKAANPEIPHREAFSAAAKNWARFIPNSPTSSVSASKVNAD; translated from the exons ATGAACCACGACGACAAACTCACCATGGACCTGGTTCCACCATCTGAACACCTCTGCTACGTTCGTTGCAACTTCTGCAACACTGTCCTCGCG GTTGGTATCCCATGCAAGAGGCTGTTAGACACTGTGACAGTGAAGTGTGGCCACTGCAGCAACCTCTCCTTTCTGAGCACCAGACCCCCAAATTCTCAAAACCAAAGCATTGATCACACCCTCAGTCTCCAG GGGTTTTACAGTAATGCCAAAAAGGGACAAGCATCGTCTTCATCTTCCTCACCAACCACATCCAACGAGTCAGTGTCCCCCAAAGCAGCATCATTCGTTGTGAAAC CACCTGAGAAAAAGCACCGTCTCCCATCTGCATACAATCGTTTCATGAA AGAGGAGATACAGCGCATCAAAGCAGCTAACCCTGAGATCCCACATCGAGAAGCTTTCAGCGCTGCTGcgaaaaat TGGGCAAGGTTCATTCCAAATTCACCAACCAGTTCAGTTTCTGCAAGTAAAGTTAAT GCAGATTGA